A window of Juglans regia cultivar Chandler chromosome 7, Walnut 2.0, whole genome shotgun sequence contains these coding sequences:
- the LOC108991206 gene encoding plastid-lipid-associated protein 6, chloroplastic isoform X3, which translates to MASLTLTSLPHLQQFFSQSSSSSSSIRHLSPSKTHRVTTQSPRRSRLGKLSPVPRSALDEVPVVDSPPPLSPSSSEGKFELISSLKLKLLSAVSGLNRGLAANEDDLEKADSAAKEVEDVGGLVDLSVDLDKLQGRWKLIYSSAFSSRTLGGSRPGPPTGRLLPITLGQVFQRIDVLSKDFDNIVELQLGAPWPLPPVEVTATLAHKFELIGPELGDDDWQC; encoded by the exons ATGGCCTCTTTGACTCTGACCTCTCTTCCTCATCTGCAACAGTTTTTTTctcaatcatcatcttcatcttcttctattAGGCATCTAAGTCCAAGCAAAACTCATCGAGTCACGACCCAGTCTCCAAGACGGTCTCGTTTGGGTAAGCTAAGCCCCGTCCCACGATCAGCTCTGGACGAGGTTCCCGTGGTTGACTCTCCACCCCCACTTTCTCCATCGTCTTCGGAGGGCAAGTTTGAGCTCATTTCGTCCTTGAAGCTCAAATTACTG AGTGCTGTTTCTGGGCTAAATAGAGGTCTTGCTGCTAATGAAGATGATCTGGAAAAGGCAGATTCTGCTGCCAAGGAGGTTGAAGATGTTGGAGGACTGGTGGACCTTTCAGTTGATCTTGACAAATTACAAGGGAGATGGAAACTGATATATAGCAGTGCATTCTCATCTCGCACTCTTGGTGGGAGTCGTCCTGGACCCCCCACAGGAAGGCTACTCCCTATAACTCTTGGTCAG GTTTTCCAACGGATTGAcgttttaagtaaagattttgATAATATAGTGGAGCTTCAATTAGGTGCTCCATGGCCCCTACCACCTGTTGAAGTGACTGCCACCTTAGCCCACAAATTTGAGCTCATAG GACCAGAGCTCGGGGATGATGATTGGCAGTGCTAG
- the LOC108991206 gene encoding plastid-lipid-associated protein 6, chloroplastic isoform X1 encodes MASLTLTSLPHLQQFFSQSSSSSSSIRHLSPSKTHRVTTQSPRRSRLGKLSPVPRSALDEVPVVDSPPPLSPSSSEGKFELISSLKLKLLSAVSGLNRGLAANEDDLEKADSAAKEVEDVGGLVDLSVDLDKLQGRWKLIYSSAFSSRTLGGSRPGPPTGRLLPITLGQVFQRIDVLSKDFDNIVELQLGAPWPLPPVEVTATLAHKFELIGSTKIKITFEKTTVKTTGSLSQLPPLELPRIPDALRPASNRGSGEFEVTYLDEDTRITRGDRGELRVFVIS; translated from the exons ATGGCCTCTTTGACTCTGACCTCTCTTCCTCATCTGCAACAGTTTTTTTctcaatcatcatcttcatcttcttctattAGGCATCTAAGTCCAAGCAAAACTCATCGAGTCACGACCCAGTCTCCAAGACGGTCTCGTTTGGGTAAGCTAAGCCCCGTCCCACGATCAGCTCTGGACGAGGTTCCCGTGGTTGACTCTCCACCCCCACTTTCTCCATCGTCTTCGGAGGGCAAGTTTGAGCTCATTTCGTCCTTGAAGCTCAAATTACTG AGTGCTGTTTCTGGGCTAAATAGAGGTCTTGCTGCTAATGAAGATGATCTGGAAAAGGCAGATTCTGCTGCCAAGGAGGTTGAAGATGTTGGAGGACTGGTGGACCTTTCAGTTGATCTTGACAAATTACAAGGGAGATGGAAACTGATATATAGCAGTGCATTCTCATCTCGCACTCTTGGTGGGAGTCGTCCTGGACCCCCCACAGGAAGGCTACTCCCTATAACTCTTGGTCAG GTTTTCCAACGGATTGAcgttttaagtaaagattttgATAATATAGTGGAGCTTCAATTAGGTGCTCCATGGCCCCTACCACCTGTTGAAGTGACTGCCACCTTAGCCCACAAATTTGAGCTCATAG GATCCACAAAGATAAAAATCACATTCGAGAAAACGACTGTAAAGACAACTGGAAGTTTGTCACAACTGCCACCATTAGAGCTACCGCGGATTCCAGATGCTTTAAGGCCTGCATCAAATAGAGGAAGTGGTGAATTTGAGGTCACCTATCTGGATGAAGATACCCGTATCACTAGAGGAGACAGAGGCGAGCTTAGGGTTTTTGTCATCTCATGA
- the LOC108991206 gene encoding plastid-lipid-associated protein 6, chloroplastic isoform X2 produces MASLTLTSLPHLQQFFSQSSSSSSSIRHLSPSKTHRVTTQSPRRSRLGKLSPVPRSALDEVPVVDSPPPLSPSSSEGKFELISSLKLKLLSAVSGLNRGLAANEDDLEKADSAAKEVEDVGGLVDLSVDLDKLQGRWKLIYSSAFSSRTLGGSRPGPPTGRLLPITLGQDQSSGMMIGSARMIDGLYYFDDTLFSNKQAQGLSGSTSSNLVREQIMLCHIRLGHPSFFLFI; encoded by the exons ATGGCCTCTTTGACTCTGACCTCTCTTCCTCATCTGCAACAGTTTTTTTctcaatcatcatcttcatcttcttctattAGGCATCTAAGTCCAAGCAAAACTCATCGAGTCACGACCCAGTCTCCAAGACGGTCTCGTTTGGGTAAGCTAAGCCCCGTCCCACGATCAGCTCTGGACGAGGTTCCCGTGGTTGACTCTCCACCCCCACTTTCTCCATCGTCTTCGGAGGGCAAGTTTGAGCTCATTTCGTCCTTGAAGCTCAAATTACTG AGTGCTGTTTCTGGGCTAAATAGAGGTCTTGCTGCTAATGAAGATGATCTGGAAAAGGCAGATTCTGCTGCCAAGGAGGTTGAAGATGTTGGAGGACTGGTGGACCTTTCAGTTGATCTTGACAAATTACAAGGGAGATGGAAACTGATATATAGCAGTGCATTCTCATCTCGCACTCTTGGTGGGAGTCGTCCTGGACCCCCCACAGGAAGGCTACTCCCTATAACTCTTGGTCAG GACCAGAGCTCGGGGATGATGATTGGCAGTGCTAGGATGATCGATGgcctttattattttgatgatacCCTATTCAGCAATAAACAAGCTCAAGGGTTAAGTGGTAGTACTAGTTCAAACCTTGTGCGTGAACAAATAATGCTTTGCCATATTAGATTAGGACatcctagtttttttttatttatttaa
- the LOC108991206 gene encoding plastid-lipid-associated protein 6, chloroplastic isoform X4 translates to MASLTLTSLPHLQQFFSQSSSSSSSIRHLSPSKTHRVTTQSPRRSRLGKLSPVPRSALDEVPVVDSPPPLSPSSSEGKFELISSLKLKLLSAVSGLNRGLAANEDDLEKADSAAKEVEDVGGLVDLSVDLDKLQGRWKLIYSSAFSSRTLGGSRPGPPTGRLLPITLGQDQSSGMMIGSARMIDGLYYFDDTLFSNKQAQGLSGGDHQDFTFGFSSPTC, encoded by the exons ATGGCCTCTTTGACTCTGACCTCTCTTCCTCATCTGCAACAGTTTTTTTctcaatcatcatcttcatcttcttctattAGGCATCTAAGTCCAAGCAAAACTCATCGAGTCACGACCCAGTCTCCAAGACGGTCTCGTTTGGGTAAGCTAAGCCCCGTCCCACGATCAGCTCTGGACGAGGTTCCCGTGGTTGACTCTCCACCCCCACTTTCTCCATCGTCTTCGGAGGGCAAGTTTGAGCTCATTTCGTCCTTGAAGCTCAAATTACTG AGTGCTGTTTCTGGGCTAAATAGAGGTCTTGCTGCTAATGAAGATGATCTGGAAAAGGCAGATTCTGCTGCCAAGGAGGTTGAAGATGTTGGAGGACTGGTGGACCTTTCAGTTGATCTTGACAAATTACAAGGGAGATGGAAACTGATATATAGCAGTGCATTCTCATCTCGCACTCTTGGTGGGAGTCGTCCTGGACCCCCCACAGGAAGGCTACTCCCTATAACTCTTGGTCAG GACCAGAGCTCGGGGATGATGATTGGCAGTGCTAGGATGATCGATGgcctttattattttgatgatacCCTATTCAGCAATAAACAAGCTCAAGGGTTAAGTG GCGGGGATCATCAAGACTTTACATTTGGCTTctcatcaccaacttgttgA
- the LOC108991206 gene encoding plastid-lipid-associated protein 6, chloroplastic isoform X5 codes for MASLTLTSLPHLQQFFSQSSSSSSSIRHLSPSKTHRVTTQSPRRSRLGKLSPVPRSALDEVPVVDSPPPLSPSSSEGKFELISSLKLKLLSAVSGLNRGLAANEDDLEKADSAAKEVEDVGGLVDLSVDLDKLQGRWKLIYSSAFSSRTLGGSRPGPPTGRLLPITLGQDQSSGMMIGSARMIDGLYYFDDTLFSNKQAQGLSGCFVQCCQSSIS; via the exons ATGGCCTCTTTGACTCTGACCTCTCTTCCTCATCTGCAACAGTTTTTTTctcaatcatcatcttcatcttcttctattAGGCATCTAAGTCCAAGCAAAACTCATCGAGTCACGACCCAGTCTCCAAGACGGTCTCGTTTGGGTAAGCTAAGCCCCGTCCCACGATCAGCTCTGGACGAGGTTCCCGTGGTTGACTCTCCACCCCCACTTTCTCCATCGTCTTCGGAGGGCAAGTTTGAGCTCATTTCGTCCTTGAAGCTCAAATTACTG AGTGCTGTTTCTGGGCTAAATAGAGGTCTTGCTGCTAATGAAGATGATCTGGAAAAGGCAGATTCTGCTGCCAAGGAGGTTGAAGATGTTGGAGGACTGGTGGACCTTTCAGTTGATCTTGACAAATTACAAGGGAGATGGAAACTGATATATAGCAGTGCATTCTCATCTCGCACTCTTGGTGGGAGTCGTCCTGGACCCCCCACAGGAAGGCTACTCCCTATAACTCTTGGTCAG GACCAGAGCTCGGGGATGATGATTGGCAGTGCTAGGATGATCGATGgcctttattattttgatgatacCCTATTCAGCAATAAACAAGCTCAAGGGTTAAGTG GCTGCTTTGTACAATGCTGTCAATCTAGTATTTCATGA
- the LOC108991185 gene encoding kinesin-like protein KIN-10A yields the protein MAPTPSSKANQTHPTQMKTPQSKLRINFNAAKTHPSPNPNAAPKETPQDHPVEVIARIRDHPDRKEKPVSVLQINPNNHSIRVRADFGYRDFSLDGVSLSEEEDLDVFYKKFVESRINSVKLGDKCTIMMYGPTGSGKSHTMFGCLKQPGIVYRSLRGILGDEEEESDSNGSRGTFVQVTVLEIYNEEIYDLLSSNGGGGLGLGWPKGSASKVKLEVMGKKAKNAAYISGNEAGKISKEIQKVEKRRIVKSTLCNERSSRSHCMVILDVPTVGGRLMLVDMAGSENIEQAGQIGFEAKMQTAKINQGNIALKRVVESIANGDSHVPFRDSKLTMLLQDSFEDDKSKILMILCASPDPKEIHKTISTLEYGAKAKCIVRGPHTPIKDKIGTEDSSSAVILGSRIAAMDEFIFKLQRENKLREKERNEAHKELLKKEDEVAALRARLELMEGRGSGASEEEINSQVNERTRILKGELEKKLEECQRMTNEFFEFERRRMEERIFQQQKEVEMLRQRLEEIESELCRSRDTSGDESALKDMDGSGFAKRLLGIYTNEDPGMVKSMDLVKSMDLDMDDEEPVIREVKQVGGIIYKPAGIQGVLDHSHQVDHDIFATRFGDKVSLSTVFEEEVEGEEEQEERVLGEVDKEIIEEKVCMVEQCSPVHRVEQMPNLHSRSPRVKDYLKERLEDGCIGSESISEPEDGKDSVSSRRLRIQNIFTLCGNHRELSQHISTPVPAKKRSGTIDPQTSPVMRIGDTAVNNFSKENREAPERGATSPALTVELFGSIKEVNEQKLIESQLNKNPVYNEMVLASKENYNPSYDGNDEQIDVYVKWEASKENPGIFITTLKVVKNASLADLRKLIEIYLGADNQAFTFLLLGDPTAAPVPREKEGLIQAIKLPLCNNQANGHLACLRSSKGMQCPSHLPPSPLPLRPLENKQPFTPNSCCLQPGDSVSPNYTSSTPYITVRRHM from the exons ATGGCTCCCACGCCATCTTCTAAAGCAAACCAAACCCACCCGACCCAGATGAAGACCCCGCAATCGAAGCTTCGCATAAATTTCAATGCCGCCAAAACACACCCATCTCCCAATCCTAACGCGGCGCCCAAAGAAACTCCACAAGACCACCCAGTCGAAGTAATCGCCCGGATCCGCGACCACCCGGATCGAAAAGAAAAACCCGTTTCGGTTTTGCAAATCAATCCCAACAACCACTCTATACGGGTCCGAGCAGATTTTGGCTACCGGGACTTTAGCCTCGATGGGGTTTCTTTGTCAGAAGAAGAGGACCTTGatgtattttacaaaaagttcGTAGAGTCGAGGATTAACAGTGTGAAGCTAGGGGACAAGTGTACGATAATGATGTACGGGCCGACTGGTTCGGGCAAGAGTCACACAATGTTTGGGTGCTTGAAGCAGCCTGGGATTGTGTACCGGTCTTTGAGGGGTATTCTTGGGGATGAGGAGGAAGAAAGTGATTCCAATGGCTCCCGAGGAACGTTCGTGCAAGTTACGGTATTGGAGATTTATAACGAAGAGATTTATGATCTTTTGTCGAGCAATGGTGGGGGAGGATTAGGCCTTGGCTGGCCCAAGGGCAGCGCATCCAAG gtGAAACTTGAAGTAATGGGAAAGAAGGCAAAGAATGCAGCTTATATTTCTGGTAATGAAGCTGGAAAGATTTCGAAAGAGATACAAAAAGTGGAGAAGCGAAGGATTGTTAAAAGCACCCTTTGCAATGAGAGAAGCTCTCGAAGTCACTGCATG GTAATCCTTGATGTCCCAACAGTGGGTGGACGCCTGATGCTTGTAGACATGGCGGGATCTGAAAATATTGAGCAAGCTGGTCAAATTGGATTTGAGGCCAAAATGCAG ACAGCAAAGATCAACCAAGGAAACATAGCATTGAAAAGAGTGGTCGAATCCATTGCAAATGGTGATTCTCATGTGCCATTTAGAGATAGCAAATTGACCATGCTTCTGCAG GATTCTTTTGAGGATGACAAgtcaaaaattttaatgatcCTGTGTGCAAGCCCAGATCCAAAGGAGATACATAAGACTATCTCCACCCTTGAATACGGAGCAAAAGCAAAATGCATTGTCCGTGGCCCTCATACAccaattaaagataaaattggcACTGAAGATTCTTCATCTGCAGTCATTTTAGGATCAAGGATTGCAGCCATGGACGAATTCATATTTAAGCTACAGAGGGAAAACAAACTCAGAGAGAAAGAGCGAAATGAAGCACACAAAGAgctcttgaagaaagaagacgAAGTTGCTGCACTCAGAGCTAGACTTGAACTTATGGAAGGAAGGGGATCCGGGGCAAGCGAGGAGGAGATAAACTCACAGGTGAATGAGCGCACTCGGATTCTGAAAGGTGAGCTAGAAAAGAAATTGGAGGAGTGCCAGAGAATGACCAATGAGTTCTTTGAATTCGAGAGGAGGAGAATGGAAGAAAGAATATTCCAGCAACAGAAGGAAGTTGAAATGCTGAGACAGCGGTTGGAGGAGATTGAGTCTGAGCTATGCCGTTCAAGAGACACAAGTGGTGATGAAAGTGCATTGAAGGATATGGATGGAAGTGGATTTGCCAAAAGGTTATTGGGGATATATACCAATGAGGACCCAGGAATGGTAAAATCAATGGATTTGGTAAAATCAATGGATTTGGACATGGATGACGAAGAACCAGTTATTCGTGAGGTGAAACAAGTTGGCGGGATTATTTATAAACCTGCTGGTATCCAAGGCGTTTTGGATCATTCTCATCAAGTGGATCATGATATTTTTGCAACAAGATTTGGTGACAAGGTTAGTCTGAGCACAGTGTTTGAGGAAGAAGTAGAAGGGGAGGAAGAACAGGAAGAGAGAGTGTTAGGTGAAGTGGacaaagaaataatagaggAGAAAGTCTGTATGGTTGAACAGTGTAGCCCTGTACACAGAGTTGAGCAGATGCCAAATCTGCATAGCAGAAGTCCAAGGGTGAAAGACTATCTGAAGGAAAGATTAGAGGATGGGTGTATAGGCTCAGAATCAATAAGCGAACCAGAAGATGGTAAGGATTCTGTCTCTTCTAGACGATTGAGAATCCAAAATATATTCACACTTTGTGGCAATCACAGGGAGCTGTCCCAACACATCAGCACCCCAGTACCTGCCAAAAAGAGATCTGGGACCATTGATCCTCAGACATCTCCAGTGATGAGAATTGGGGATACTGCAGTGAACAATTTCAGTAAGGAAAACAGGGAGGCCCCTGAACGTGGAGCAACAAGTCCAGCACTAACTGTGGAGCTATTTGGATCAATCAAAGAAGTGAATGAGCAGAAACTGATAGAATCACAACTGAACAAGAATCCAGTATATAATGAGATGGTTTTGGCTTCAAAGGAGAACTACAACCCCTCATATGATGGTAATGATGAACAGATTGACGTGTACGTGAAATGGGAGGCTTCCAAGGAAAATCCTGGCATTTTCATTACCACCCTAAAGGTTGTAAAGAATGCAAGCCTTGCTGACCTGAGGAAGTTGATTGAAATCTATCTTGGCGCAGACAATCAAGCATTTACTTTTCTTCTGCTTGGG GACCCCACTGCAGCTCCCGTTCCAAGAGAGAAGGAAGGATTGATACAGGCCATCAAACTTCCTCTTTGCAACAACCAGGCGAATGGCCACTTAGCTTGCTTGAGATCATCAAAGGGAATGCAATGCCCTAGTCATCTTCCACCAAGTCCGCTCCCATTGAGGCCACTGGAAAACAAACAGCCATTCACCCCAAATTCCTGCTGCTTGCAGCCCGGTGACAGTGTATCACCAAACTACACTTCTTCTACCCCCTATATTACTGTTCGAAGGCATATGTAA
- the LOC108991210 gene encoding polyubiquitin 11-like yields MESPTNGSGCFPSSSVDSTEEEISIYLKTINTISLKVKRYETISNLKSMICEKAGISENVQELFFVGNQLKNDRRLVDYGIPQGSTLHLVLQNLVAMRIYVKIPSAQKIIAVDLRTYDTIQNVKSIIQAKEGIQPDRYTLIHNGKVLEDDRILAALNIPNESTIHLIFNTKDVIPIFVRTVTGEILKLKAKVLYTVHDVKAIIESMTGFLVNDLDLIYAGKRVEDSKTLASYDIKEEATLEMFPAMMQIFVKTWSGKTITLDVQKANTITDVKDKIFHKLRILADRLSNVSIVFAGKRLDEGQDLASYGVQMHSTLHMVFSPSARISRMKLADIGNPIQNFTTIRILKSMIEKKMKAPVKEIYFQGRALRDDRSLADYRINSDASVEVIF; encoded by the exons ATGGAATCCCCGACAAATGGCAGTGGCTGTTTTCCGTCGAGCTCTGTGGACTCCACCGAAGAAGAG ATAAGCATATACTTGAAGACAATAaatacaatatctttaaaagttaaaagatatgAGACAATTAGCAATCTCAAATCAATGATATGCGAGAAGGCAGGCATTTCAGAGAATGTCCAGGAGCTCTTTTTTGTTGGTAATCAGCTCAAGAACGACCGGAGGCTAGTTGATTATGGTATCCCGCAAGGCTCCACTCTCCACCTTGTTCTCCAGAATCTAGTTGCAATGAGAATATATGTTAAAATACCATCAGCTCAGAAAATCATTGCAGTTGATTTAAGGACTTATGATACTATCCAAAACGTCAAATCAATCATTCAAGCGAAGGAGGGGATTCAACCAGATCGGTACACTCTTATCCACAATGGAAAAGTACTTGAGGATGACAGGATCCTAGCTGCACTCAATATTCCAAATGAGTCAACCATTCATTTGATCTTTAATACGAAAGATGTCATACCAATTTTTGTCAGAACAGTGACTGGAGAGATTTTGAAACTCAAAGCTAAAGTTTTGTATACAGTCCATGATGTCAAGGCAATAATTGAGAGCATGACAGGTTTCCTGGTGAATGATTTGGATCTGATCTATGCAGGAAAGCGAGTCGAGGATTCCAAGACATTGGCTTCTTATGACATCAAAGAAGAAGCCACCCTAGAGATGTTTCCTGCCATGATGCAGATATTTGTTAAGACATGGAGTGGGAAGACTATTACTCTTGATGTACAAAAAGCTAATACAATCACAGATGTCAAGGACAAGATTTTTCACAAACTGAGGATTTTAGCTGATCGCTTGAGCAATGTGAGCATTGTATTCGCTGGAAAAAGGCTTGATGAGGGCCAAGATTTAGCAAGTTATGGTGTCCAGATGCATTCCACTCTCCACATGGTCTTTTCGCCTTCAGCAAGAATCAGTCGCATGAAATTAGCTGACATCGGGAACCCGATACAAAACTTTACTACCATTCGCATTTTGAAGAGTATGAtcgagaagaaaatgaaagctCCAGTGAAGGAAATCTACTTTCAGGGAAGAGCTTTGCGGGATGATCGTTCACTCGCAGATTACAGGATTAACAGTGATGCATCGGTAGAGGTTATTTTTTGA
- the LOC108991211 gene encoding CRIB domain-containing protein RIC7 translates to MATKVKGLLKGLRYISQIFDEKEQDMQIGYPTDVKHVAHIGWDGPSANTPSWMREFESSGEVSSRSLDSFGEDKLSSKDIKKTGTGIEESLLRHAKSTGTDSSANSSQWSCDAPKHSRRHHSTDVSSDSPNRDSSGSSRHARRSRHMKLGNDSLTPDLPTVPKQSRRRKSKGSSGGGSSKSQRPKDHNASPDIPFIDMGSGSGSV, encoded by the exons ATGGCGACGAAGGTGAAGGGTCTTTTGAAAGGCCTAAGATATATTTCACAAATATTTG ATGAGAAAGAACAGGACATGCAAATTGGTTATCCCACTGATGTAAAGCATGTTGCGCACATTGGATGGGACGGCCCCTCTGCCAATACGCCGAGCTGG ATGAGAGAGTTTGAATCTTCAGGGGAAGTTTCATCCAGGTCTTTGGACTCTTTTGGAGAAGATAAATTATCATCCAAAG atataaaaaaaactggCACTGGAATTGAAGAATCCCTGCTACGACATGCTAAATCAACCGGAACTGACTCATCTGCTAACTCCTCTCAATGGAGTTGTGATGCACCAAAGCACTCCAGGCGCCACCACTCGACGGATGTGTCATCAGATTCCCCTAATCGAGATTCATCAGGCAGTTCACGACACGCAAGACGGAGCAGACATATGAAACTTGGAAATGACTCGCTAACACCAGATCTACCTACTGTCCCCAAACAATCTCGCCGTAGGAAGTCAAAGGGGTCATCTGGTGGTGGTTCATCAAAGTCACAGAGGCCAAAAGACCATAATGCTTCACCTGACATCCCTTTCATAGATATGGGATCCGGTTCTGGATCTGTGTAA